The genomic stretch TTTCCCTACCGCTCGGCATTTCTGCCCTTCAACTTGTGCAACTCGGCCTCTTTGGTGTTGTTTTTTTCTGGGTTGGTCGCCGCTCCAATGATGAAGGCAAGAAACTGATCCAGCGTCAGGATGGCCTTGATCCGGGCACGAAGGAAGTTTTCACCAAACTTTTCGAGATTGTGCTGTTCGGGGTCATCTTTGTTGTGGTCTTGCAAAGTGCCAGTATCGACCTGACGGCGCTGGCTGTCTTTGGCGGAGCGCTTGGTGTTGGCCTCGGTTTTGGCCTGCAACAGATTGCAGCCAATTTCATTTCCGGCATCATCATCCTGCTGGATCGCTCCATCACAATCGGTGACTATATCGAACTGGAAGATGAACGCAGCGGATTCCTGACGAAACTGACCATGCGCTCTGCTACTCTGGAAACACCGGATGGCAAGGACATCATGGTCCCGAACGAACAGTTCATTACTACTGCCTTCACCAACTGGACCCACAAGGATCCGCGACAGCGTTATGAAGTCAAATTCACCGTCGCCTATGATACAGACCTTGATAGCCTGATCGAGGTGTTAATGCCGGTGATTATCACGTATCCCAAAGTTCTGACAGAACCGGAAGAGCCAGATATCGAAATTGAACAGTTTGGCGAATATGGCATTCACATGCTGATCGAGTTCTGGGCATCCGGCATTGATGAGGGAGAGAACAAGTTCACGGCCGACCTGATGATGCTGGTTTGGCGCACCCTGCGTGACCATCACATCGCAATGCCGGTTATCTACAGAGCAGTTGCAGCAAACGTTGCGGAGCCCAGTAAATAGGGTCAGCCTGTGGCTGTTCTGCCTTGATCAGTACAGCATCTCTTCGCGTGCGCCGAAGACTGACGAAATGACGCCCACATGAAAGATGCCGCGCAATACCCAATAATTGCGCTCTGACGCGGACCAGCAAAAAAGAATACTTGCCAGGATGCAAAACAGAACTTTTGCAATGGCCAGTGCTGCTGTTTTCAGTTTCTGCTCCGCCTGCCCCTCATGGGCATGATAGCCATAAGTCTGGCCGTATCTGAACTTACGCTTTGCCAGCCATTTGAATGACAGCCGGTCAGGTGACACAGGCTCGTATACTTTCGCTGCTGGCTCAATGCTGAATTTTGCCCCGTTGCGCCGCAGCCTGAAAAAATACTCGCTATCCTCGCCGCCACTGCGCCCTTTGGATTCCAGAAAACGCTCGCCCTTCACGGCCGGATCGGCGCGACGCACGAGCGCATTACAGGTGTGGCCGGTTTCAACAACACCGTTACGGATTTCCGGCTTGTTGGTGTGATAATCCTTGAGGCGTATCCATTCCGGGGCGGCATCATTATACCGCGCATGGGCTGGTCCGAAGACGGCGGTGACACTCTCTTGTTCGGCTGCCAGCAACAGGCTTGATAGCCAGTCCGGCGCGGCCACTTCATCATCATCAATGAAAGCAAGCCAGTCTCCTGTTGCCGCCTCAAGGCAGGCATTGCGCGCAATAGATATATTCCGCATGGGTGCATGAATATATTGAACCGCGAGGCCCGTTTCAGCCGCAACAGCCGCCACCCGTTCAGCGGCTGATGGCTGTGCATCATTATCCGCCACAATGACCTGTACGATTACATGATCCGGCAGCACCTGTTCTGCGAGCGAACGGATGGTGTCCGTCAGGCTTTCCCGCCGAAAAGTAGCTATACAGACATCTATTGCAACCGAAGGCATTACGCAGCCACCCTGTTCGCACCCTGAAGTGCAAGATCGATGAGTTTTTGCATCTCATCCGGTGGCTGAACGAAGATATCATCTGCCAACGCCTTAAGTTGCGCTGAACGCGCCGTCACAAGATCGGGCTTTTCGAGTAATGTGACGGTGAGCGCAGATAATGAAGCATCAAGCGGTTCCGCCACAGTAAATCCTGCGCCATGTCGCTCGACCCAATGGCCCGTTTCACTATCCTTCGGGGCAATCGCAGGGACAGAAAAATAGCCCCCCTCGTAAAGTCGGTTTGGCAGCAGCCACTTTGAATTGAACCCGGCCTGATAAAAATCACCCGCCCAGACAACATCAACCTGCTGATAGATTTCCGCAAGGTCCTGCGGTGCCTGATACTTGCCGCCATAGAACATGTTAGGCGTTTGTGCGATCCGCGCGGTGAAGTCAGGCACTTGTGTTTCTGCCGGGATACCCCGCGTGATAATTTCCACTTGCGTCGGAAAGGCACGTGCCAGCCCTTGAAGCAGGTCCAGTGACCGGGAACAGCGCAGAATACCAAACCAGCCAATGCGCAGGACAGTCCCGCTAACCTTCTTCACCTGGCCACGTTGTGGCAGGTCAGCAGAGGGCATCAACCTATTTTCAAGAAGGTAAGGGGTGTAAAGATTTTCGTGATTCTTGCGAAAAAACTCTCTTTCGAACGCTGGCGAAGAATAAACAAGCCCATTGGTGCCTTTGAGCAGACTCCGCTCCAGCTTGCGCATCGCCATGCCCACCACATCCTCTCGCGTCAGCAAATGGTGAACATCCAGACACTCATAAACAACAGGTGTCTGCAATTTCAGCCTACGCCGTACTGCCATGGCACAGATCAACATATCAAGATTGCGCGCGAAGATGAGATCAGCCTGGCGAAGCAGCTCTTCATGCTGCATGGCGACAGACACTCCCTGACGGATCGCCTGAAGGCGTTGCCAATATGCCGCGTCAAAGGTCTGCCCCAGATCTATATTACGCCACTCACGCTGTTCATTTTCAGCACGACGCATCATGAAGCCCGTGACGTCAGCTTCGACAGCCTTAAAGCCGGCAACGCGCCGCCGCACCGCAGCATCGCCAGCATCATGTGCGAAAAAAGCTATCCGGGTCATCGCGAACGTGATCTCATAGTTGCAAATACACCCGCGATGAAGCCAAGTCCCCAAGAGATGTGCATGGTCGCCAAAGCCGGTCCGGCCCATAAGCCGCATATTGATTTTTTACTCAGGAAAAACCACAGGCTGACCAGCAACAGGACTGCTGTGTAGAAGAGGGGCCAAATCGCTGCGACAGGCAAAAATATGAAAATCAGCGCTGAGACAAATAGCAACAGCAGGTTGATCACCGGTATCAACTGGCGCAGGCGCGGACGTTGTTCATTCTTGAGCAGATTACGGGCGCGCCCCCGTCCATAACCAAAATATTGCCGCCATAATCCTGACAGGTTTGTGCGCGGATAATAGCCGACCCGGATATCAGCATCGAGATAGATTTTCCCGCCTGCTTTCGCCAGCCGTGCATCATATTCAGCATCTTCATTATGGCTGAAACTTTCATCATAACCATGCAGACGCAGAAAATGCTCCAGACGGAAAGCGGCATGATGACCATGGTCCACATAACCTGACATACTGCCACCGCGATGCGCAGACCCGCCGGAACCAAGCGGCGTATCCACGACCCAGGCATTCGCTTTCTGAAAACAGGTCGTGCCCTGCGCATCCATGGGCACAACAACGCTCGCTGCGCCTGTTTCTTCCAGCTTCATCGCCACTTTCAGAATATAGTCTGCCGGGTAATCCGCGTGTGCATCGCAGCGCACCAGAATGTCGCGACCATATTCCGCGATCTGTGCACCGGCATTGACGCCAGCTGACTGCAACCGGCCTGGATTGTCGATCAGTGCAATATTGGCAAACTCTTCGCGCAGCTTTGAAACGATCTCCTGTGTGCCATCTGTGCTGCCCCCATCAGAAACCACTACCTGCACACAAGCCAGATATTGTGACCCGCACAGGAGGCTGCGCAGGCAATCCTCAATATGAGCTGCTTCATTGAGCGTTGGTATGACAGCCACAATGCGACGCGCCAGAAGTTCCAGCGCGTGATCCGAGGCTGCCGCGTCGCGTTCATCAAACATGGAAGTCATTTATCAGCTTTGTCTTGCTGGCATGTTAACCAGTCTCTCAGACCCTCCAGTGTACATATACAAGGGCAATAACGCAGCTTTTGCGGTAAACAAGAGACATTATTGTCCGGAAGCAGCAAGAGCGGCCGAGAAGTGACCATGGTTAACAACGTCTTGATGAATCAGCCGGAGACAGCCGCGTCGCGCGCCTTGCCTGATTTCATGGTGATCGGCGCCATGCGCGCAGGCACCACCCTGCTTCATGAGTTGCTGGCAGCACAGAGTGCGGTTTCCCTGCCGTGCATGAAGGAAACAGACTTTTTCGTTCGTGAGAAGCACTCCGCCCAACAGGACTATGCCCGTTATTTTGACCTGAGCTCAGACAAATGCGGCGAAGTGACACCTAACTACAGCAAGCGGGATGTCTTTCCCGGTGTGCCCGCGCAGGTGTTTGCCAACAACCCGGCAGCACGGCTGATCTATATCGTCAGAGACCCTGTGGCGCGGGCGATCTCGCAATACACTCATTCCTTTCTTTCCGGCCAGGACTTGCCGGCACCAGAGAAGCTTCTGGAAAGCCAGCCCGGTCAGCATATAGTCAATACAAGCCGGTATGCTTGGCAGCTTGAAGCCTGGCTGGGCTATTTTACGCCAGAGCAGATTATGGTGCTTGATTTCGCAGAACTTACCACAGACCCGGCCGCGAGTTTGCGCAGAGTATGCGCACATATTGGTGTGCAGAGTACACAGACCAATATGCCAGCTGCACAGACCAATTCAGCAGGACAGGTAGCGAGTGTTCCGGACTGGTGGCTGAAATTTCGCGATACAGCCGCTGGTCAGAGACTGCGCGCCCTTGCCCCGCGTGGCATCGCCGCTCAGGCCAAGGCTTTACTCGGCAAAGGGCAACCCAAAAAGGATATTCCTGTCATGCCGGCAACAGTGCGCAATCAGATTGCCGATGTCTTGCGCGAGGATGTCATGAAGTTCCGCCAGATCAGCAATATGCCATTTACGGACTGGAGTGTGTGACATGACCTATGTGCCGCACAGCCCCATGAACAGCCATGCCCTGCCCAGCAGACACCTGAACCTCACATTGCAGCAGGGTCGCGGCACTATTCTGGACCAGTTGCTTGTTGTTCTCTGGCTCATCGTCATTCCGCTTGAATTCCCGATAGCATCCGCCCTGCGCTATCCGGCAACAGCACTCGTCCTGTTCGCCACACTGGTCTACTGGCGTGAAGTCCTGCCACTTCTGAAGCGGGGCGCATTCTTCTTTTTGCTGCCTGCTTTATGCCTGCTTTCCACCCTGTGGTCTGACGCGGCGATGTTATCAATCCGGTTCGGCGCGTTCATGGCCGTCACACTGGTGATTTGTGCCTATACGGCAGCACGGCTGGATTACCGTCAATTCGTTGTTGCTGTTTTCGTCGCAAGCAGCCTGTTGATGGTCGGGAGCCTCCTGTTTGGCCAGACAACTTTTGTCGGCGGTCTGGATGGCGGCTTTGCCATGATCGGGATATTTCCGCACAAGAACGTTCTCGGTCTCAGGATGCTGATTCTGATCATTGCCGCGATCGCTATCCTGCTGGATTCACGATATGCGCCCTTCTGGCGATTGATCGCCCCCGTCATGATTTTACCGGCATTGTACCTGCTGTTTGGCAGTAACTCAGCGACCGCACTGGTATTGCTGTTTGCTGGCGGCCTGCTGACCGCCGTTGTTGGTGGCATCTGGCCGCTGGCTGCCAGAATACCGGGCCTGCGCCCGCTTCTTGTGTCCGGCAGCATCATTTTCGTCGGCTTTACCGGTCTGGCGGTTGCAAATATTTATCAGGTTAATCCCTATACCGCTCTTCTTGAACGGCTCGACAAGGATACAACCCTGACTGGCCGGACACAGATCTGGGAAGTTGGGGACCAGCTTATTGAAGAAAAACCTGTTCTCGGCCTTGGGGCCGGTGCTTTCTGGCGTCCGGGCGTGAGCCAGGCGACACGTATTTCGACAATGTTCGGCGCAGAGAACAACCAGTTCTATTTTCACAACGCCTATTATGAAGTGATGGTACATCTCGGCGTTGTTGGTCTGATCGTTTTCCTTCTGACGATGCTGAAAGCTTACTGGCTGCTGATCCGGCAATGGCTTATTGCGCCGCATCTACACGATGGCTTCATCCTGACCATAGCAGCCATTCTGCTCGTGCGCAGCTTCACAGAATCGGAACTGTTCTCGGTATTTATCATGAACCCGATGATCTTCTGGACCGGCGTGTTCATGGTGTTGCTGAATGATAGCAAAGGCAACCTGAAAGCTTATACAACAGCTTGAAGTTGCGGCACTAGGGCTGGGGCTGCGTATCCAGCTTGCGGGGCAGCAGCATTTTCATCGCTCCCATGATTGAAGCATCAATGCCCGTATCACGCCGTGTTCTGTCAAACAGCGCCCATTCCCAGATGAAGACCGCCAGAACAGCAGCTGCGGCTGCACCATTCAGACCGAAAGAGATACCGGCCACAGGTACTGACACAATCAGCAAACTCAGGCTAACTGCTGACAGTTTGAAAATCTGCTGTTGGCGGCCTGTAACATTCAGCACCATGATTGATGGGCCAAAAAACGCCGCCGCCAACGGCAGCAGCGCGAAAAGACGCAGCGCCCAGGCTGATGCCTCATATTCTTCACCGAACAAACCAACCAGAACCGGCGCGAGCCACCAGACCAGCGCAGTGACGATGACTGTCGGCCAGAACTTCAGATGAGTGGATTGCGATAACAGATGCTGGGCATCAGCGACTCTGTCAGCACTTATCGCCTTGGATACACGCGGACTGACCGCCATATTCACCGCCATGAGGCCCATGCGAAGAAAGCCTATGAACCGCAAGGCTACAGCGAGCCGCGCCACATCACCATCAGACAGACCGAGCGCTGAAGCCACGATCACGACATTCTGGAAATAATCTATCAGAAGGATGGTTACGGACAGATACAATCCGGTGGACATCCAGTCACGCGCGCGGCTTGTGTCAGGTTCAGCTTCTTTTGTGAACGCAAAAGCACTGCGCAGCAGGAAGTGCTGGATCACGAGTGCCACGAGGCAGGCCACTGCATTGGCAAGCAGCACAATATCAACACGCAGGCCACCAAACACCAAGGCGGCGGCACCTACAACAAGACAGAGTATCAGGGGCCGGAACAAGGCCCAGGACAACATGCTACGTTTGATTTTTGACAAAGCGTGCGCCCAACGTGTGCCAAGGCGCAGCGTCGCCAGCATAGGCACCGAGATTGCCAGGAAGAACACTGCCCAGAACTCTTCCGTGGTCAGCTCGTTTTTAAGGCTCTGACTAATCAGCATAAACGCGGCAAGGGCGACAATGACAATCGGTGTCGCGATGCGCAATATGCGCCAGCCAAATGACATGAAGCCAGCCGCTTCTGCGACGTTTCCTTTTTCCAGGGGCTGGAGCAGATGGCGCACTGCGCCATTTTCTATATTCAGGGTGGTAAATAATGACGCGAGCGCACCAAGTGACAGTGCTGTCATGACAAACCCGACCTGGGAAGGCGCAAGATACTGGGCCAGCAACAAGGTGAAGATGAAATTTGCGACGGCCCCACCAAAACGCGTCAACACGAGCACAGATGCATTACCGACGGTTTCCATCAGGCTTTTCTGCTGAAGCAGTCTCTTGAAAATAGTCGGTAAGGGCACTGGCATAGGTAAAATCCAACGTGGCGATGCCACGGGGAGATAATAGGGCAGAAATCATGCAGAAAAAATTAACCTAAACGCAGAAAGCTGCCACTACGCCTACCGCAAGGAATTCTGGTGCATGGGACTGGCTCGCAATACTCTGGTCGATCTGAAGAACGGCCTACCGCCACGGCAGCTGGCCGACCGCCTGCATCCACGCGGCGTCGTCTTTATACACGTGCCCAAATGTGCCGGAACATCCATTGAAAATGCCCTGCGGGCGCAGTTTCGCCTTTCCCGGTTCATGATTGACCCAGAGACAAGCTTCAGTGCCACCCGGTTGTACGGCAAAAGCGGCCAACATGAGAAGCTGATGCAGGCCAGTGAATTAAGACGCCACATGCTTCATTATGCGCTGGCGAGCGGATACAAATGTATTACCGGCCACGCCCCCCTTGGCATCTCGACCATCCCTGAAGCGACGGCGAGTCACGATTTCATTACCGTTCTGCGCGACCCTGTGGAACGGTTTTACTCCCATCTCCGGTTCAACCAGACCGATAAAAGCGGTCATGGACGCATCACCCTGCCTGTTACAGAATTCCTCACCTCTCCCCGTGCGCACGTAATGGGCAATCTTTATGGAAAGTATTTTTCCGGATTGCCCATGCAGGCAGATCTTGGCGGCCGTGAAGCAGTTGATCGCAGCAAACAGCAACTGACCCTGTTCTCAGCTGTCGGCTTTCTCGACCGACTGGATCAATTCAATATGAAAGTTAGCGCCCTGACGGGGAAGAAGTTACAACCCGGCCATGACAACAGAACCATCCCTACCCCACATGAAGGTTCTGATGACCTTTCCGGTTTTCATGATCAGATAGAAGACCTGTGCCAGACTGATATTGAAATATATAACTGGGCCAGGCAGGAATTTTCCACCTGACCCCGTGTCAGATCAATCGTGATAATACTTCTTGTACGAACTGTAATAGGCTGCACTGCCTTCATAGCCATATTGCGTCTGCGATTTGGCATCAACCTGTGTCAGCACGGCACCATGAACAGGTGTTGGCAGCTTGGACAGGATAGTCGCAGCAGATCGCGCAATCTTGGAAGAGGTAGATCGCCATCTCACAATCAGCAATGTGCTGTCTGCCGAATTGATGATTGTGCGCGTATCTGCCACAGCCGTGACAGGGGCAGTATCAAGAATAATCAGATCATACTTGGTTTTCAGCTTACTGATGAGCGAGTCGAAAGCGTTGGAGCCAAACACGTCGACAACATCCTGCTGGGCACCCGCAATAGGCAGCACATGCAAGTTCGTTTTACTATCTTTGCGCACCGCATCTTTTAACTGGGCGGTGCCCGTCAACACTTCCATCAGGCCAATCTTGGCTTCCGGCATGGCGTCAGAAAGCGTGCGGCGCCTTGCATCACAGTCAATGACAATCACTTTGTCACCAGACATGGCACAGATACGGCCAAGACATCTGGCTGATGTTGTTTTTCCTTCCGAAGAAAGAGCCGAAGTCAGTGCCAAGACTTTTGGTTTGGAACGGGCGCCAGCCTCCAGCAATATGGAGCTGCGCACAGTACGATAGGCTTCTGCAAAACTGGACAGCGGTTTGTCCACAAGATAATCCTGCGGCACGACAGGCGTTGTTGTGCCTGAGAGCAATCCTGGTGACAGTGTTGGGATAGCGGTCACGAGTGGCAGAGACAACATGCGCTCGATATCTTCCGCCGTACGCAACCCATTATCGAATATCTCAGCCAGGGTCACCAGCATTGCCCCAACGCCAGCACCCAGTACAAGCCCAAGCAGAATGTTCAGGATTTTATTTGGAAAAGCCGGGCTGGTTGGAATGACAGCAGCAGACACAATCTCGGCATCACTTTCTGTCAGGGCTTCCTGTTCATTACTTTCCTTGAAGGCATCGAGGAAGCTCTCATAAATTGTCCGGCTTGCCTCAGCCTGACGTTCAAGTTCGCGCAGGCGCACCAGCGCGCGGTTATTATCTGCAAGTTCCGTCCTCTTGCCTGCAAGGCTGGATTCCAGCGAGATCACCCTGTCACGCGCAATGTTTACTTCGCTTTCAAGGCTTGAGACGATACGGGCAATTTCCGTGTCAATTTGGGCAAGCAGGTCTTCTTCTTCGCGATTGACTTTGAGGATTTCCGGATGCCGTTCGCCATATTTTATGGCCAGTTCGGACTTGCGCCGCGCCATTTCTGACTGTTGTGCGCGCAGCGCCCCAATGACCGGTGAGTTCAGCACTTCTGAAATGGAGTCTGCTCCGGAACCATTGTCCAGCTGTCCTTTGACCGAAGACAGTCGCGCGCGGCGCTCAGCCAAGGCAGCGCGTTGCGTGATCAACTGACTGTTAATGTCTGATATCTGCTGCTCGGTAAGGGATGAACCCTGAGATTCAAAGAGACCATTTTCTTCACGATACTGTTCAACAGCGGCTTCCGCTATGCGCACATCCTCCTGCAATTCATCCGTACGGTCACTCAAGTGACTGCGACTGCGGCGAATGTAATCAAATTTGGCATCAAGCTGGCGCACCAGATACTGCTCCGCAAACGCATTGACAACGGCAGCAGCCTTTTGCTGGTCCTCGCTCTCAAATCGGATCGCGATGAGATATGTCAGGCCAGCCCGCTCAACGGAGAGGTTTGACATCACATTATTGACGGTCTTCTCGCGGGCAATACGCTGCTCTGCGGCAGCATCCAGCGATTCCGTTACCTGTGATGGAAACAGGCCTTTGATGAATCCGCGCAAGCCGGTCGGCTCTCGCAAGGTCGGGTTGAATTCGGGATCATCGTATAGTGACATTTTCTCTGTCACCCGCTCGGCAATGACACGGCTGCTGATGAGTTCGACTTCCGTATCAACCGTAGCAGAGTCTGCCGTCACGCCGGAATAGATGGCACTGATATCCACTGACTGTTTTTTGCGCGTATCAATCAGGACAGTCGCTTCAGCCACATATTTGGGCGTGAGCTGAAATGTTATCAGCGTCACAAGGGCCAGTATCGTTAACAGGCCACCGGCAAAAAGACCGATGCGCCGACGGAAGATAGCCAGCAAAAGAGGCAGGTCAATCAGCAGGTTATTGGCTGCGTCAGACATGACGGACGTCATGCTCAACGGTCGCCCGTATGCCTGTGAATTCGTGTTGTCCGCGTAGGGTGCCATTGTATGCGTCAAATCTTCCGCGCTGCGCTGCGTATCCATGATACCTCTTTAGTCTAACTGGCTATCAGCTTCTTGGCCATATTACGGCATAGAGGTTTCCAAATACGCAAAATGCGCGCCAGTCTGGCGCGCATTTCAGTAGTTTTTTCGCCATTTACGCGAATTTCTGATGTCTAGCGCTCAGCTGTGAGCGTCAGCAGAAGTTCGTTCGTAGAATAATCCTTGGCAAACAGACCAGGTGTCGTGCCATCAGACTCCTGCTCTTCATAAGTGTATTCCAGTTTGGCAGACAGGAGCTGGTTAATCAGATATGTGCCCGCCAGTTGCAGGGCATAGCGCTCATCTTCACGATCCAGATTCTCATAGTCATCAAGAGCATATCCGGCTGACGCAGAAACAATAATATTACGCGCCAGTTCATGATCCACACCGAGTACAATTTCGTTCGTCAGGAACGCGGCATCAGCCAGCAATGGTGACGCGCGCACTTCTCGTGAGGCCGAGAGGCCAACCGTCGTCAGCTCTGTCGGGAACCATTCCAGACCGGCATCAATGCTCAGGCCATCAATGGTCTGCAGGGCAGGATCATCAAACTCTTCTTCGAGATATCCAAGAGCAATGGAGCCGCGCACCAGACGTGTAACGTCAAAGTCGACGCCGGCTGAAACTGTATATCCTTCAGAGTCCCGATTAAGACCACCAGGTGTCAATGTCGGATAGTTGCGCTGGCGGAAAGTGCTGCGGATAAATACAGACGCATCGCGCGTTACCGCATAGCCAGCCTGAAGAAGGACGGATGTTTCTTCGAGATCACGGAAGTCCTGATCGACATTGGTATTGCTGACGAGAGAGAACGCGTCATCATAATCATAATCCGCATAGGACAGGCGACCGCGGTAACGTATGCGGCCGAATTCCTGACGCAGACCGGCATAGACCTCACCACGTTTGTAATCGATCGGGTCATCAAAAATGTCAGCTGTCGAAACCTTCCGGCTTTCAACCAGTTTGTCGTATGCGCCGCCCAGTTCGATCGCCGTTGTGCGTGACACATCAATTACTGCATCCGCAAAGATACCGGCATTGAGCGCGTTGGCTTCATCAATATCCACATGCTCATAAGCCTCGACGTAAGCACCGGTGACCAGTGAATGACGGTTCCAGTTGCTTTCAGCCTGCACACTCGGGCGCATGACGAAGTAAAAATCTTCCTGCTCGCCGAACTGGGCATTGATGTCCGGGTCAATCGCGAATGTATTGTCTGTGTAGCCGAGGCTCAGATCAACGCGAGGCCTTACAATGAAGCTGCCTGCACGCACGCCTTGTGGCGCGTATTCCGGCCGCTCCCGTTGCAGGACGCTGGTGTTACGATCCCTTGCAAAAAGTGAGTCCTGCGCTGCGGCGATATCGCAAACGCCCAGTGCTCCCAGTGACAGCGTTACTGTCAGTACTTTTTTCAATTCAAACATGCGCAGTCCCCGTTTGTCTGCAAACTATCCTGTTGCCCAGGCCGCAGAAAACCCAAAAAGGGTGTCCTTGGCGATGAGCGTATTGCAGGATATGCTTAACAGCCAGAAGATAAGCATTGGTTAACTCTGGTTTTTTCAAGCGAATCAACCCCTTAGCGAATTCTGACGGTTGAGTTCAGCCAGGGCGGGTATTTTTCCTAGAAAATGCGCTCTGCGATACGGATCGTGTCTCCCGGACGCACTGAAGTCGTGGAGCTGAGCGGATATTGTTGCTCGGTTGTTTCTCCATCGCGGCGGATAAATACCACGCGCTGATTGGCGCGGTAGGTGAAGCCTTCCGCCACGGCAACAGCATTCAGAACAGTGAGGCTGTCGCTATAAGGATAGGTGCCGGGGCTGTTCACCTCACCCAGAATATAGAAGGGCCTGAAGTTCAGCACTTCTGCACTCACCCGTGGGTCATTTAGATAGCCATCACGAAGGGAAGTCTCGACGGAGCGCTGAAATTCCCGCACAGTCTTACCTTCGACGGAAATTTCCCCAACCAGCGGCAGTGAAACAATCCCGCTGCCATCTACGAGAAATTCACCGGACAGGTCATCCTCGCCAAAAACGATCAGCCTGAGTTTGTCTCCTGCCCCGAGCGTGTATTCTTTTACATCATCTGTGACCACCTGAAGGTCAGGTTGTGAGGGCGTGGCGACCGGGCCTGGCTGTGTTATCGACCCGCAGGCAGATACTATCAGCAGGCTTGCTAGCAAGGAGAACAATCTCATGGGGCATATCCTTTCGGCGGACATCTTGACAGTTGCATTAAGTATAGAGGCCTTCCTGCCCCAACGGCAAACTTTCTGTAAACATCCTGCCGTATAAATACCGAAAAAAGGTATCAGCGGCTCATTAATGTCTGAATTTTATCAGATCGGTGCGTTGCTCAACAGGATTTATCAATGCCGCTTCTTCAACTCATTATTCTTGCGATCGTGCAGGGCATCACAGAATTCATTCCGGTATCATCTTCAGCCCACCTAATACTTGTGCCAGAAGCCGTCCCCTCGTGGAAAGATCAGGGCCCGTTGATAGATGTGGCTGTTCATGTGGGATCGCTCGGCGCGGTGATGCTCTATTTTCGCAAGGAAACCGGCCAGCTCTTTCTGGGCGGCATAGATACCCTGCGCTGGCACGAAAGCCCCAAC from Parvularcula sp. IMCC14364 encodes the following:
- a CDS encoding mechanosensitive ion channel family protein; amino-acid sequence: MVFQQDQATSTSQVTPFMEKAQAFALGIVDQVTQWATSPAFYFQIAAIAIAFTLAWLANRLLLKRVPFFSAAPTEGKMLKTRQLVYEARGILFRILSVVFLGVAANVALTSGGQDWMVRIAQGFTAIWLIYAILNRFVSNKVIQNFVRWIGIPIAVLSVLGLLDDVSAYLGGISLPLGISALQLVQLGLFGVVFFWVGRRSNDEGKKLIQRQDGLDPGTKEVFTKLFEIVLFGVIFVVVLQSASIDLTALAVFGGALGVGLGFGLQQIAANFISGIIILLDRSITIGDYIELEDERSGFLTKLTMRSATLETPDGKDIMVPNEQFITTAFTNWTHKDPRQRYEVKFTVAYDTDLDSLIEVLMPVIITYPKVLTEPEEPDIEIEQFGEYGIHMLIEFWASGIDEGENKFTADLMMLVWRTLRDHHIAMPVIYRAVAANVAEPSK
- a CDS encoding glycosyltransferase family 2 protein is translated as MPSVAIDVCIATFRRESLTDTIRSLAEQVLPDHVIVQVIVADNDAQPSAAERVAAVAAETGLAVQYIHAPMRNISIARNACLEAATGDWLAFIDDDEVAAPDWLSSLLLAAEQESVTAVFGPAHARYNDAAPEWIRLKDYHTNKPEIRNGVVETGHTCNALVRRADPAVKGERFLESKGRSGGEDSEYFFRLRRNGAKFSIEPAAKVYEPVSPDRLSFKWLAKRKFRYGQTYGYHAHEGQAEQKLKTAALAIAKVLFCILASILFCWSASERNYWVLRGIFHVGVISSVFGAREEMLY
- a CDS encoding glycosyltransferase; the encoded protein is MTSMFDERDAAASDHALELLARRIVAVIPTLNEAAHIEDCLRSLLCGSQYLACVQVVVSDGGSTDGTQEIVSKLREEFANIALIDNPGRLQSAGVNAGAQIAEYGRDILVRCDAHADYPADYILKVAMKLEETGAASVVVPMDAQGTTCFQKANAWVVDTPLGSGGSAHRGGSMSGYVDHGHHAAFRLEHFLRLHGYDESFSHNEDAEYDARLAKAGGKIYLDADIRVGYYPRTNLSGLWRQYFGYGRGRARNLLKNEQRPRLRQLIPVINLLLLFVSALIFIFLPVAAIWPLFYTAVLLLVSLWFFLSKKSICGLWAGPALATMHISWGLGFIAGVFATMRSRSR
- a CDS encoding sulfotransferase; its protein translation is MVNNVLMNQPETAASRALPDFMVIGAMRAGTTLLHELLAAQSAVSLPCMKETDFFVREKHSAQQDYARYFDLSSDKCGEVTPNYSKRDVFPGVPAQVFANNPAARLIYIVRDPVARAISQYTHSFLSGQDLPAPEKLLESQPGQHIVNTSRYAWQLEAWLGYFTPEQIMVLDFAELTTDPAASLRRVCAHIGVQSTQTNMPAAQTNSAGQVASVPDWWLKFRDTAAGQRLRALAPRGIAAQAKALLGKGQPKKDIPVMPATVRNQIADVLREDVMKFRQISNMPFTDWSV
- a CDS encoding O-antigen ligase; protein product: MTYVPHSPMNSHALPSRHLNLTLQQGRGTILDQLLVVLWLIVIPLEFPIASALRYPATALVLFATLVYWREVLPLLKRGAFFFLLPALCLLSTLWSDAAMLSIRFGAFMAVTLVICAYTAARLDYRQFVVAVFVASSLLMVGSLLFGQTTFVGGLDGGFAMIGIFPHKNVLGLRMLILIIAAIAILLDSRYAPFWRLIAPVMILPALYLLFGSNSATALVLLFAGGLLTAVVGGIWPLAARIPGLRPLLVSGSIIFVGFTGLAVANIYQVNPYTALLERLDKDTTLTGRTQIWEVGDQLIEEKPVLGLGAGAFWRPGVSQATRISTMFGAENNQFYFHNAYYEVMVHLGVVGLIVFLLTMLKAYWLLIRQWLIAPHLHDGFILTIAAILLVRSFTESELFSVFIMNPMIFWTGVFMVLLNDSKGNLKAYTTA
- a CDS encoding lipopolysaccharide biosynthesis protein, which codes for METVGNASVLVLTRFGGAVANFIFTLLLAQYLAPSQVGFVMTALSLGALASLFTTLNIENGAVRHLLQPLEKGNVAEAAGFMSFGWRILRIATPIVIVALAAFMLISQSLKNELTTEEFWAVFFLAISVPMLATLRLGTRWAHALSKIKRSMLSWALFRPLILCLVVGAAALVFGGLRVDIVLLANAVACLVALVIQHFLLRSAFAFTKEAEPDTSRARDWMSTGLYLSVTILLIDYFQNVVIVASALGLSDGDVARLAVALRFIGFLRMGLMAVNMAVSPRVSKAISADRVADAQHLLSQSTHLKFWPTVIVTALVWWLAPVLVGLFGEEYEASAWALRLFALLPLAAAFFGPSIMVLNVTGRQQQIFKLSAVSLSLLIVSVPVAGISFGLNGAAAAAVLAVFIWEWALFDRTRRDTGIDASIMGAMKMLLPRKLDTQPQP